The region CCAGAACGAATCGAGATCTTTCCTTTCCACTTGATAACAAACCTTCTCACATTATTGAGACCCTGACCTCTCCCTAAATCTTTATATCTTGATGCGCCGTGAAGAAGTGCCTTTTCAATTGCGAAAGTATCATCCCATTTATCCCTATATAGAGGGAAAAATCTCTCCTCTAAAGATTTCTTAATTCCTATGCCTAGGTCCATAATAGCAATCTTCACGATATTCTTTCCAAGCCTCTTCAAATAAAAATATTTTTGGATTCCAACATATCCAGTATTTTCGCTATGTTCTAAAATGTTCTGACAGAGTTCTGATAGGGATACGATGAATCCATTAATAGTGGATGAATCGTAACTGAGGTGAGTAGATAGTATTGAAAAGGCTCTGCTTTTTACCTTTGTTACAATCGAATGAATATCTTCAGTTCTTTCGATTCTTGTTATCTCCAAAAGCACATCACTGTCTTCTATCCTTGAATATTTCTTCTCATAAATATAGGATAAATTATCAAAAGAATAGCTTCTTTGGGCATATTGAAAGAAGTTCATTCTCTCAAGATATCTATAAACATCTTCCAATTGTGGTAAGCTTAAATGAGGTTTTTTGTTTAGGTCATTTAGATAATCTCCAATCTCTAAAAGACCTACCATACCATAAGGATCTATAAAATTGACATCTTTCAAGTCAATAATGAATCTGCCTACTTCATCGGATAAACCTTCTGCAATCTGTTCTATTAAATTATCAAAGGTTCCTTCATCTAAAGATACTGAAGGGATGAGAACTTTTTCCATCTTTTGCACAATAGGATTTTTCTCTATAATTAATCATTTATTAAGAAGTGTTATAAAAATTATGCGTTATTTATTTTTTCCTCTCTTAAAACATCAACTACTCTTTTTATATCCTCAGGAAGGGGTATCTCGAATTCCATATATTTCTTCTTTCTTGGGTGAGTAAATCCTAGTTTATATGCATGCAGGGCCTGTCTTTTTAATCCTGAAAGTGCCATTTTAAATTGGCTTCTATCTTTGCTAATGGTCAACTTCCTTCCATAAACACTATCTCCTAATACAGGATGTCTGATATACGCCATGTGAACCCTTATCTGGTGGGTTCTTCCTGTCTTCATCATAATTTCTAAGAGTGTAAATCCTATAAATCTCTCTATGACTCTGTATTCTGATATTGCTATTCTTCCCCTATCTTTCAGAACAGCCATTTTTTTTCTATGGGCAGGGTCTCTTCCAATGAAAGTTTCTACCAGGCCGTTATTATCTTTAACTGCTCCCTTAACAAGAACCAAGTAGGCTTTTTTTATGGTCCTTTTTTTTAGCTGTTGTGATAGCGCTTCGTGAGTCAAGTCATCCTTTGCTATTAATAAGAGCCCTGAAGTGTCCTTGTCTAATCTGTGAAGAATCCCAGGTCTTTCAATTCCTCCTATTCCTGACAGGTCTTTGCAGTAATGCATTAATGCATTTACCAAAGTCCCGGAGTAGTTGCCTGGAGCTGGATGGACAACCATCCTTGGAGGTTTATTGACTATAATGAGAAATTTATCCTCATAAACAATATTGAGAGGGATATCCTCCCCTTTTATATCTAAAGGCTTGGGAGGAGGAATCACTACTTCAATGCTATCTCCCTCTTTGAGGATATAATGGGGTTTTCTTTTTTTTTTATTAACTTTGATTGAGCCTGATAAGATTAATTTTTTGATATAGCTTCTAGACAAAGATAGGTCTTTTTCTTTCAGAAAACTATCAACACGTAAACCATATTCATCTTTATTAACACAAAAGTGATAAAGCTTTCTCATGTTTTATCTCTGATAATTAAGACAAAAAAAGATATCTTTTATCTTGAGTACATTAAAGTTAGAATAAAGATAATAACCCCAACAGTAATGCTAGAATCAGCAATATTAAAGGAAGGCCAGTGATATTCATACCAGTGGAAATCGAGAAAATCTATTACTTCTCCTAATCTTATCCTGTCTATAAGATTCCCAACAGCCCCAGCAAATATCATCGATAGTCCAATCTGGGGAATATATTTTCTCTCGGGTAAGTTTTTATACAAAAAGATTATAGCCGTCATGGCAAGTAGAGTTGCAATGATAAAAAAGGAAAGGGCAAAAATAGAATCATTATTGGACAAAAGTCCAAAGGCAACACCCTTATTTCTGATATGGGTTATGGAAAATATATTTTCTATAATCTCAATGTTCTGATATAAACCGATTGTTCTCTCAATATAGACCTTGGTTATCTGGTCTAAAAAGGTAATTCCAAGAACAATGAGAACAAATAGATATTTTTTTTTCAATGATTAACTGATTTTCCTTTCTATTTGATGTTCGAAATACATCTTTCGCATATCGTGGGATAATCTTTTTCCTTCCCTACCGTCTCGCTAATAATCCAGCACCTCTCACACTTTTTACCCTTGGAAGGAGAAACGGAAACACCCAAACCTTTTATAAGATCACTCATGAAGATATCTTTAGGAAAATTCTTATCTTCATTCATATTCAGACATGAAACGATACAGATTGACGTCAATTCTTCTGAATAATCCTTAATCTGCTGTAAGATATGAGGAGGAACATAAAGATCAACACAGGCGTCCAAAGAGTGTCCGATTAATTTGTCTTTCCTCGCAATCTCTAATACCTTGTATATCTCTCCTCTCACATCTAAAATAAGCTCCCATCGTTTCTCTAATTCATTATCTATATAATCCTGATTGACATCAGGAAATCTCGATAAATGTATAGACCTTTCTTTATCATCAAATGACGGTAGATATTCCCAGACCTCTTCTGCAGTAAAGCTTAGTACAGGAGCCATTAATTGTAACATTCTTAGGAGTATCTCATATATGGTTGTCTGGGCCGCTCTCCTCTCTTTGGACTTTTTTCTTGATGTATAAAGCCTGTCCTTTAATATATCCAGATAGAAGGCGCTGAGATCTACAGTACAGAAATTATGAAAGGCATGAAAAAAAACATGAAACTCATATGATGCATATGCTTTTCTGATTCTATCGATCAGTTTTTGAAGCCTGTGTAGCATTAACCTATCCAGATGAGGAAGTTCATTATAAGAAACCATATGAGATTTGGGATCAAAGTCATAAAGGTTTCCCAGAATATATCTGCATGTGTTTCTGATCCTTCGATAGGCCTCGCTCAGCCTCATAAGTATTTCATCAGAGATTCTGATATCCTCTCTGTAGTTCTCTGAAGAAACCCAGAGACGCAGTATCTCAGCACCATATTTATCGATTACCTGGTCTGGGGCAATCACATTCCCAGCAGACTTTGACATCTTCTTTCCCTCTCCATCAACCACATATCCATGTGTCAGAACAGATTCGTAAGGAGCTTCTCCCTCTGTGCCTACAGAAGCTAAAAGAGAGCTATGAAACCAACCTCTGTGCTGGTCGCTTCCCTCTAAATACATATCAGCAGGCCACTCCAAATCTCTCTTGTTTTTCAATACTGCAGCATGACTTACCCCTGAGTCAAACCATACATCCAGAATATCCTCTTCCTTATTAAATTCCTCATGATTACATGATGGACATCGAGAACCTTCAGGAATGAGTTCTTTCTCATTCCTTTCAAACCAGACATCCGCACCAGACTTCTCCACTAACTTTGCTATATGCTCAGATATTTCTTGAGAAGCCAAGATCTCACCGCAATTTTTGCAATGAAAAACAGTTATAGGAACACCCCATGCCCTCTGTCTGGATATACACCAATCAGGCCGGTCTTCTATCATACTGTATATCCTTTCTTCTCCCCAAGACGGAATCCACTCAACCCCTCTTATCTTTTCAAGAGCCTTTTTCCTCAGGTTGTTCTTTTCCATAGAGATAAACCATTGTGAAGTGGCCCTGAAAATAATAGGATTCTTGCACCTCCAGCAGTGAGGATAGGAATGACTCACTTCATCTTCTTTTAAGAGATAGCCTTCTTTTTTAAGCTTATCATTTATTGGACGATTGGCCTTCCAGACCTCCATACCACCAAAAAATTTCAGGTCAGGAACAAATCTTCCCTTAGAATCTACTGGATTATAGACATCAAGACCATATCGTAACCCGATTTCATAATCCTCTTGACCATGACCCGGAGCTGTATGAACGCAACCAGTACCCTGCTCTAGAGTAACATGTTCACCCAGAATAACAGGAGATTCTCTATCCATAAAGGGGTGCATTAATCTTATACCCTCCAATTCCTCACCAGAAAATATCTCAATAATCTGGTAGCGATCTATTCCTAATACCATCATAACATTTGTAAGGAGCTCCTTAGCTATAATCAATATCTCTTCGTTAACATTTACAGCACAGTACTCAAAGTCTGGATGGAGACATACAGCAAGATTTGCAGGAAGCGTCCATGGTGTTGTTGTCCAGATAACAATATTTATATTCTCAAACTGCTGTAGCTTTTGAATTCTTTCAGGTAGAGGAAAAATCAAGGGGAACTTTACAAAGATTGAAGGAGATTTATGGTCAAAATACTCTACTTCTGCCTCTGCTAGTGCTGTTTCACAGCTAGTGCACCAGTATACAGGTTTTAATCCCTTATAAACCCCTCCATTGCGTATAAATTTCCCAAGCTCCCTGATAATGGTGGCTTCATATTCATAACTCATTGTAAGATAAGGATTATCCCAGTCACCAAACACCCCTAATCTTTTAAACTCATCTCTCTGGATATTAATATATTTATCAGCAAAGTTCCTACACAACTTTCTTATCTGGTTCTTTGAAAGATTTTCTCCTCTTTTTCCTATCTCCTGCATGACCTGATGCTCTATAGGAAGACCATGACAGTCCCAACCAGGAATAAAAACAGCATTATACCCTTCCATGGTCTTTATCTTGACTACAATATCCTTTAAAATCTTGTTAAGGGCAGTGCCAATATGGATATGTCCATTAGCATAAGGAGGCCCATCATGTAAGATATATTTAGGGCACTCTTGGAATTTTTCTCTTATAAGGTGATAGATCTTCTGTTCAGACCATTTCTTGAGCCTATCTACCTCTTTTTTAGAAAGGTTGGCCTTCATGGGAAAATCTGTCTTGGGTAAATTTAGTGTATCTTTAATTTCCATCTTTTCTCCTCTAGATTCTTCCCCAGCTCATAAACCTATCTTCATGGCTTCTTTAACCTGCTCCATTGTCTTCTGTGCTTCTTTTCTTACCTTTATGCTTCCCTGTTCAAATATCTCCATTACTTTTTTGGGTTTTTTGCAAAGTTTTTCTCTCTTTTCATAATAGGGCCTTAAAAACTCTATGAGATTCTTAGCAAGGATTCCTTTACATTCTGTACAGCCTATAGAAGCGGTTCTGCATCCTTTTGCTATCTCTGCAACCTGACCTTTGGGCGTAAAGATTTTGTGATACTGATACACCGTACTTACTTCAGGATCTCCACGGTCTGTTCTTCTTGCCCTTTGGGGGTCTGTAAGCATCATTGTTACCTTTTTTTCTATCTCAGATGGGTGGTCTGATAGATAGATAGCATTGTTATAGCTCTTGCTCATCTTCCGACCATCTATGCCAGGCAGCTTGGATACCTTAGACAGTTTTGCCTCTGGTTCCACAAAGACCTTTTTACCATAGATATGATGAAACCTCCTCACAATCTCTCTGGTCAATTCTAGATGGGGAAGCTGGTCTATACCAACGGGCACAAAGTTTGCCTTGTAGATAATAATATCAGCGGACTGTAATACAGGATAACCGAGAAAACCGTATGTTGCTAAATCTCTGTTTTTAATCTCCTCCTGCTTTTCTTTATATGTTGGGTTTCGCTCCAGCCAAGGAATAGGTGTGATCATGGACAAAAGGAGATGAAGCTCTGCATGCTCTGGAACCAGTGATTGAATAAACAGGTTGCTCTTATTGGGATCTAGACCAGCGCTTAGCCAATCAACGGCAATCTCAAAAATGTTTGACTTTATCTCATGAGTATCTTCATAATTCGTGCTCAGGGCAT is a window of Nitrospinota bacterium DNA encoding:
- a CDS encoding ATP-binding protein — encoded protein: MEKVLIPSVSLDEGTFDNLIEQIAEGLSDEVGRFIIDLKDVNFIDPYGMVGLLEIGDYLNDLNKKPHLSLPQLEDVYRYLERMNFFQYAQRSYSFDNLSYIYEKKYSRIEDSDVLLEITRIERTEDIHSIVTKVKSRAFSILSTHLSYDSSTINGFIVSLSELCQNILEHSENTGYVGIQKYFYLKRLGKNIVKIAIMDLGIGIKKSLEERFFPLYRDKWDDTFAIEKALLHGASRYKDLGRGQGLNNVRRFVIKWKGKISIRSGTGKLSIIPPWDRGKTRNYGLSYFPGTQVGIVLPQA
- a CDS encoding RluA family pseudouridine synthase, with product MRKLYHFCVNKDEYGLRVDSFLKEKDLSLSRSYIKKLILSGSIKVNKKKRKPHYILKEGDSIEVVIPPPKPLDIKGEDIPLNIVYEDKFLIIVNKPPRMVVHPAPGNYSGTLVNALMHYCKDLSGIGGIERPGILHRLDKDTSGLLLIAKDDLTHEALSQQLKKRTIKKAYLVLVKGAVKDNNGLVETFIGRDPAHRKKMAVLKDRGRIAISEYRVIERFIGFTLLEIMMKTGRTHQIRVHMAYIRHPVLGDSVYGRKLTISKDRSQFKMALSGLKRQALHAYKLGFTHPRKKKYMEFEIPLPEDIKRVVDVLREEKINNA
- the lspA gene encoding signal peptidase II, whose amino-acid sequence is MKKKYLFVLIVLGITFLDQITKVYIERTIGLYQNIEIIENIFSITHIRNKGVAFGLLSNNDSIFALSFFIIATLLAMTAIIFLYKNLPERKYIPQIGLSMIFAGAVGNLIDRIRLGEVIDFLDFHWYEYHWPSFNIADSSITVGVIIFILTLMYSR
- the ileS gene encoding isoleucine--tRNA ligase yields the protein MEIKDTLNLPKTDFPMKANLSKKEVDRLKKWSEQKIYHLIREKFQECPKYILHDGPPYANGHIHIGTALNKILKDIVVKIKTMEGYNAVFIPGWDCHGLPIEHQVMQEIGKRGENLSKNQIRKLCRNFADKYINIQRDEFKRLGVFGDWDNPYLTMSYEYEATIIRELGKFIRNGGVYKGLKPVYWCTSCETALAEAEVEYFDHKSPSIFVKFPLIFPLPERIQKLQQFENINIVIWTTTPWTLPANLAVCLHPDFEYCAVNVNEEILIIAKELLTNVMMVLGIDRYQIIEIFSGEELEGIRLMHPFMDRESPVILGEHVTLEQGTGCVHTAPGHGQEDYEIGLRYGLDVYNPVDSKGRFVPDLKFFGGMEVWKANRPINDKLKKEGYLLKEDEVSHSYPHCWRCKNPIIFRATSQWFISMEKNNLRKKALEKIRGVEWIPSWGEERIYSMIEDRPDWCISRQRAWGVPITVFHCKNCGEILASQEISEHIAKLVEKSGADVWFERNEKELIPEGSRCPSCNHEEFNKEEDILDVWFDSGVSHAAVLKNKRDLEWPADMYLEGSDQHRGWFHSSLLASVGTEGEAPYESVLTHGYVVDGEGKKMSKSAGNVIAPDQVIDKYGAEILRLWVSSENYREDIRISDEILMRLSEAYRRIRNTCRYILGNLYDFDPKSHMVSYNELPHLDRLMLHRLQKLIDRIRKAYASYEFHVFFHAFHNFCTVDLSAFYLDILKDRLYTSRKKSKERRAAQTTIYEILLRMLQLMAPVLSFTAEEVWEYLPSFDDKERSIHLSRFPDVNQDYIDNELEKRWELILDVRGEIYKVLEIARKDKLIGHSLDACVDLYVPPHILQQIKDYSEELTSICIVSCLNMNEDKNFPKDIFMSDLIKGLGVSVSPSKGKKCERCWIISETVGKEKDYPTICERCISNIK
- the trpS gene encoding tryptophan--tRNA ligase, which gives rise to MSKKRVLSGMQASGKLHLGNLLGALQNWKELQNDFECFYFIADWHALSTNYEDTHEIKSNIFEIAVDWLSAGLDPNKSNLFIQSLVPEHAELHLLLSMITPIPWLERNPTYKEKQEEIKNRDLATYGFLGYPVLQSADIIIYKANFVPVGIDQLPHLELTREIVRRFHHIYGKKVFVEPEAKLSKVSKLPGIDGRKMSKSYNNAIYLSDHPSEIEKKVTMMLTDPQRARRTDRGDPEVSTVYQYHKIFTPKGQVAEIAKGCRTASIGCTECKGILAKNLIEFLRPYYEKREKLCKKPKKVMEIFEQGSIKVRKEAQKTMEQVKEAMKIGL